GATGTGCTCTGCACGCTCCTTTTCATCGGCCAAAAGCTCTTCTTCAAGAGCAAGGTCCTCTGCTTCATTTGCCCCCCTTCGGCGTGTTCCAGCAATCGGACGCACTTCGACGAGGTCATCCTCCAGCCGAACAAGGACCTCGGGCGAGGCACCCACCACCGTAGTCTCTCCCAAAGTCAGATAGAACATATAGGGAGAAGGGTTCACTGTGCGAAGAGCCCTGTAAATGGCAAAAGGGTGAACATCGAGCGCACTCTCGAGGCGTTGAGACAAAACAACCTGTATCGCCTCGCCCGCATGTATCATCTCTACTGTTTCGGCCACACGCTCTTCAAATTCATCTTTTGAAAAAGAGGAGTTAAGGCCGGGCATATTGACTACGGGCTCGCCAGATAAATCCTTCGACGGAGGATCCTGAGGCTCGGCAGGAGGTGACACCCTCGGCCCATTCACACGCTCGACCAATGCGTCCACCCTTGCGACAGCATCATTATAAGCGGCCTCCGGATCACCTTCTCCCAAATGAGCCATCGCAACCACCTTCATCCGCTGGCTGACGTGATCGAAAATAATCATCGTGTCGGTGAACATAAAACAGCTCTCGGCCATCCCGAGATCGTCTACTGCCTCATCAGGCAGCCGCTCTATAAAACGAATCATGTCATAGGAAAAATAGCCCACCGCACCGCCCCAAAACCTGGGTAGACCAGGGACATCGACACATCTATAGTTCTTCATCATCTCGCGAAGAGCCTCGATTGGGTCGTCCGTTTTGTAGCTTTCTGACTTTCCTTGTCTCGTAATTCGAACTTCACGCCCTTTACTCTCAAAAATGGCGAATGGTCGGCTTCCGAGAAAACAATACCTGGCCCATTTTTCTCCTCCCTCCACACTTTCGAGAAGAAAAGAATAGGGATCGTCCGCAATTTTCAAATAAGCCGAAACCGGTGTTTCCATATCGGCCATTATCTCCCGGTATACCGGAATGATATTTCCCTTCCTTGCAAGTTCGACAAAGCTTTCCTTGTCGGGCACATATTGCAGCGGTTGCATATTCACCTCAAAAATCTATTTCGCTAACTGCAGACAAAAAAAAGCCACGGCAGATTCTAAAAATCCACCATGGCACCTCGGCTTATCTGTTCGGTATGAATTTATCCGAACATAGGCGGATCTTCCCGCCAGAACCAGGCG
This sequence is a window from Nitrospinaceae bacterium. Protein-coding genes within it:
- the trpE gene encoding anthranilate synthase component I — protein: MQPLQYVPDKESFVELARKGNIIPVYREIMADMETPVSAYLKIADDPYSFLLESVEGGEKWARYCFLGSRPFAIFESKGREVRITRQGKSESYKTDDPIEALREMMKNYRCVDVPGLPRFWGGAVGYFSYDMIRFIERLPDEAVDDLGMAESCFMFTDTMIIFDHVSQRMKVVAMAHLGEGDPEAAYNDAVARVDALVERVNGPRVSPPAEPQDPPSKDLSGEPVVNMPGLNSSFSKDEFEERVAETVEMIHAGEAIQVVLSQRLESALDVHPFAIYRALRTVNPSPYMFYLTLGETTVVGASPEVLVRLEDDLVEVRPIAGTRRRGANEAEDLALEEELLADEKERAEHIMLVDLGRNDIGRVCERGTVKVTEQMTVERYSHVMHIVSNVVGKLEEGKNAYDVLRAAFPAGTVSGAPKVRAMEIIDEKEPVRRGPYAGAVGYLGFDGNMDTCIAIRTLYAREGKLYLQVGAGIVADSKPEFEYEETINKARGTLRALEVARGGLL